TTTATCATGCGCTATAATTGGAGAGTATTTTAAAAATATCAGAGGTGAAAATATGAATTATATACTCGCTAGTGTCATTGGATACCTTTTAGGATCCATCCCTTTTGCGCTAGTCATTGGAAAAGTTTTTTATAAAGTTGACATTCGTGAACACGGTTCGGGGAACCTTGGCGGTACCAATGCGGGCCGTACCTTAGGGAAAGAAGCAGGAATTGCTGTTACAGTATTTGACGTTCTAAAAGCGGCAATTGCAATGATGATTACCATGACATTTTCATACGATGCCATGATCTATGCTGGTTTCTTCGCAACAATTGGACATTGCTTTCCAATCTTTGCGAAATTCAAAGGTGGAAAAGCAGTTTCAACCGCGTTTGGTTTCTTGTTAAGCGTGTCGATTTTTATTACTAAAAATCCCTTGTTACACTTCGTACTACCGCTTGCTATATTCTTCGCTTCGTTATACCTAACCAAACTTGTGTCATTGTCTTCCATGATTGCTGTTACATTCGCTGCAATCGTCTTGGCTTTAACGCAAAATGATATGCGTGTTACGTTGGCTATGGCAATTATCGCAATGATTGTAATTGTGCGTCATCGCGCCAATATCGGTCGCATTCGTCGTGGCGAAGAACGAAAAATTACGTGGATGTAGAGAACTCAATGGAGTTCTCTTTTTTTGTGTGTTAAACTTTACACAGTTAATAGGAGGATTTATGGCACATACATATACATTAAAAAGGAAGGGCCTTTTCGCAACACCTTTCAGTCCACAAGACATACAAAAAATTGCCCAACCAGAATTTCAGTTTTCAAGTTTCGATGGCAGCTACCGAATAACCGAAACTCTTGATTTCCAACATGAAGTCGCAGTTTGGACACCAGAAACAATCGGACGTGGCTTTGGAGTACAATTTAAAGGAAAAGAGATTCTTGTACGCATGAATTATCTCGTTACCGAAAACGATATCAATGACACCTTCAGGTTCATTAACTTAATCATGGACAATTTTAAGGTGAATGTCACAGGAGAGGATGGACAATCATTTCCTACAAAGCAAACTTTAGAAAAAGAGAACCAGCGACAAAATGACTTCAATTTGCGATATGTTGCTGGAGAGGATAAAGTGTTTACCATTTTTGCAGTTAAGAATCCCATAACACTCAATTTCTCGGATTTCTCAAACGATCCGAAGCAACGAATGAAAGAATATACCGAATATCTGGATGCTAAGCAAAATTTCGACTATTACACCATGGCTCCGCGTTTTTATGAAGATAAGGATCAAAACCTCCACGCAGTATATGTCATGACAACAGGAGTCTTATCAATCATCCCTATTGAACCCTACATCATGATGGCACGACCAGAATTTGAAGAAGCTATTAAGGATGCGTCAATCGGATTCTTTGACTACGACACCGAGGAGCGCGTCGGCCAACTTCCCTACTCGGAATTCGCTAAGTCACTTTCGTCATTGGAAAAGTATGATGAATACAACCTCATCCATCCTGGGATAACACGCGCAGAAATTGATATACTCCTTGATGCATATTCGGAGTAAATTAAATCTGTCGATATTGTGCCACAAGTATAGTACAACGTTACAATTTATGGTACACTGTACTCATTAAAAGGAGAAAGAATATGATTTCAATAAAAAATGTTACGAAAGTATACAGCGGCGGTCATAAGGCAGTCGACGATTTAACACTTACAATTGAACCTGGGGAAATCGTTGGTTTTATCGGACCAAACGGTGCTGGTAAAACAACAACGATAAAAATGTTGACGGGGATTCTTGCCCCAACATCCGGTGCCATTGACATCAATGGTTTTGATATTCAAAAAGATCCTCTCGGTGCAAAACGTCAATTTGGTTATGTATCCGATGATCCCAATGCGTTCTTAAAGCTTAAGGGTATTGAGTATTTAAACTTTGTTG
The window above is part of the Erysipelothrix sp. HDW6C genome. Proteins encoded here:
- the plsY gene encoding glycerol-3-phosphate 1-O-acyltransferase PlsY → MNYILASVIGYLLGSIPFALVIGKVFYKVDIREHGSGNLGGTNAGRTLGKEAGIAVTVFDVLKAAIAMMITMTFSYDAMIYAGFFATIGHCFPIFAKFKGGKAVSTAFGFLLSVSIFITKNPLLHFVLPLAIFFASLYLTKLVSLSSMIAVTFAAIVLALTQNDMRVTLAMAIIAMIVIVRHRANIGRIRRGEERKITWM
- a CDS encoding DUF4299 family protein, translated to MAHTYTLKRKGLFATPFSPQDIQKIAQPEFQFSSFDGSYRITETLDFQHEVAVWTPETIGRGFGVQFKGKEILVRMNYLVTENDINDTFRFINLIMDNFKVNVTGEDGQSFPTKQTLEKENQRQNDFNLRYVAGEDKVFTIFAVKNPITLNFSDFSNDPKQRMKEYTEYLDAKQNFDYYTMAPRFYEDKDQNLHAVYVMTTGVLSIIPIEPYIMMARPEFEEAIKDASIGFFDYDTEERVGQLPYSEFAKSLSSLEKYDEYNLIHPGITRAEIDILLDAYSE